The window CGTTTGCCCGCCTCCGGTTCCGGGGCCGCGATGCCGTGTTCCTGATGGTCCTCGGCACCATGATGATCCCGGCTCAGGTGACGATGATCCCCACCTTCATCCTCATGCGCTGGCTCGGCTGGATCGACACCTACCAGGGGCTGATCGTGCCCCGGATCATGACGCCGCTGGGCATCTTCCTGATGCGTCAGTTCCTGCTGACGCTGCCCCGGGAGCTGGAGGAGGCGGCCCGGATCGACGGCTGCGGCCGGCTGCGTACGCTGGTCCAGGTCCTGGTCCCCCACCTGGGACCGGCCATGGCCACCCTGGCCATCTTCACCTTCACCGCGTCCTGGAACGAGTTCTTCTGGCCCCTGATCGTGGTGCAATCGTCCGAGATGCGGACCATCCAGCTGCTCATCGCCGCCCTCAAGCAGGCGGAGGCCGTGGAGTGGGGCGTGGTCATGGCCGTGGTCACCCTGTCGGTCTTCCCGACCGTCGTCATCTATCTGGCCCTCCAGCGCTACTTCGTCAAGGGCATCGTCATGAGTGGGCTTCGAGGGTGAGTCGCTCCGAAACCGGGCACGAGAGGAGGTACCTCATGTCTCGACCAGGCAAGGCCGGCGGCCTCGCGCGGCGGACCTTTCTCAAGACGGCGGCGGCCGGCGGCGCCGGACTCGTCGTGGGCGCCGGGCGGCCGGCTCGAGCCCCCGGCCAGCCGAAGAAGCAGACGGTCACGCTGTGGGCGCACTTCGCCGGCAAGAACT is drawn from Candidatus Methylomirabilota bacterium and contains these coding sequences:
- a CDS encoding carbohydrate ABC transporter permease codes for the protein MSRRPAGLTLLLHALLAGGAVLMLAPYVWMVSSSFKPSAEIYSATIQLIPRHPIVDNYRTAVHREPVVRAILNSLVVASAETLAVVVTSVFTAYPFARLRFRGRDAVFLMVLGTMMIPAQVTMIPTFILMRWLGWIDTYQGLIVPRIMTPLGIFLMRQFLLTLPRELEEAARIDGCGRLRTLVQVLVPHLGPAMATLAIFTFTASWNEFFWPLIVVQSSEMRTIQLLIAALKQAEAVEWGVVMAVVTLSVFPTVVIYLALQRYFVKGIVMSGLRG